A portion of the Girardinichthys multiradiatus isolate DD_20200921_A chromosome 23, DD_fGirMul_XY1, whole genome shotgun sequence genome contains these proteins:
- the thoc3 gene encoding THO complex subunit 3, whose product MMASQYYQEMQESFKNNNKSREFPAHTAKVHSVAWSCDGRRLASGSFDKTASVFILEKDRLVKENNYRGHSDSVDQLCWHPTNPDLFVTASGDKTIRIWDVRTTKCVATVNTKGENINICWSPDGQTIAVGNKDDVVTFIDAKTHRSRAEEQFKFEVNEISWNNDNDMFFLTNGNGCINILSYPDLKPIQSINAHPSNCICIKFDPTGKYFATGSADALVSLWDVEELVCVRCFSRLDWPVRTLSFSHDGKMLASASEDHFIDIAEVETGEKLWEVQCDSPTFTVAWHPKRPLLAYACDDKEGKYDSNREAGTVKLFGLPNDS is encoded by the exons CGAGAATTTCCGGCCCATACAGCCAAAGTGCATTCGGTGGCTTGGAGCTGTGACGGAAGGAGGCTCGCCTCCGGTTCGTTTGATAAAACAGCCAGCGTTTTTATCCTGGAGAAGGACCGTTTG GTGAAAGAGAACAACTACAGAGGACACAGCGACAGTGTGGATCAGCTGTGCTGGCATCCAACCAACCCGGATCTGTTCGTCACTGCATCCGGAGACAAAACCATTCGCATATGGGACGTGCGCACTACCAAATGTGTCGCTACAGTCAACACGAAGG gtGAGAACATCAATATCTGCTGGAGTCCAGACGGTCAGACCATCGCAGTCGGGAACAAAGATGACGTGGTGACCTTCATTGATGCCAAGACGCACCGATCCAGGGCTGAGGAGCAGTTCAAGTTCGAGGTGAACGAGATTTCCTGGAATAATGACAACGACATGTTCTTCCTTACTAACGGGAACGGCTGCATTAATATTCTAAG TTATCCGGATCTGAAGCCCATCCAGTCCATCAACGCTCACCCGTCCAACTGCATATGCATCAAGTTCGACCCCACGGGGAAATACTTCGCCACAGGAAGCGCTGACGCCCTCGTTAGTCTGTGGGACGTCGAGGAGCTGGTGTGTGTGCGCTGCTTCTCCAG ACTGGACTGGCCAGTGAGGACACTGAGCTTCAGCCATGATGGGAAGATGTTGGCCTCCGCATCTGAGGATCATTTCATTGACATCGCAGAGGTGGAAACAG GTGAGAAGCTATGGGAGGTGCAGTGCGATTCTCCAACGTTCACAGTGGCCTGGCATCCGAAGAGACCCCTGCTGGCCTACGCCTGTGACGACAAGGAGGGCAAATATGACAGCAACCGAGAGGCAGGGACTGTGAAACTATTTGGCCTTCCCAATGACTCCTAA